The DNA sequence GCATCTCCTTCCCCTTGtgagcagcccaggctgggtgCTGGGTCTCCAGGGTGGTCTTCTTCACCATGAAGACCTCAGAGCTCAGGTGGAGGGAAGTTGCTCTCAGCTTCACCTTCATCACCGGTTCTCCAGGGTCTGCTGATGCCGTCTCCTTCTCCCCACAGAGGAGTTTCAGGCCCTGGTGAAAAGACTCCCCACAGACCGTTTCCTGAACAGGACAGCCATCTCCCACTTCTGGACCATGGACCTGGATGTCCAGCATCGCTACCAACAGCTGGGCACCAGCCTGAAGCTGCTGTCCAGGAAAACCTACCGGCTCATCCGGCGGCTCTTCAACCTCAGCAAACGCTGCCACCGCCAACCTCGCTTCAAGCTGCCGAAGGAGAGGTAGGGTGCCATGGCATCCCCTTCTGGGGACGTTGCCCCATGCCCCAAGGGTGGCTCAGAGCCAGGGGCTACCTCCCTGTGGCTGCAACTGGAGAAGCTCCTACCTAGGAGGGACATCTGGGGgtgagcaggcagcaggagtGGCTGTACCAGCCCTGAGAGGTCAGGTCCAAACCTGAAGGTGAAAAATGGGGCTTGGTTCATGCTGTTTTCAGCGgagcagaaaacaaacacaaggtGGGCAGCTCTTCCATCCTTAGGGAAAGTCAGTCGCATCCCAAAAGACGCCATTTAAGCCTCTCTCCTGTGTTTCCTCTGCACCAGGTCCCTCCCTTACTGGTGGAGCCGTGCACAGTCGCTCCTGTACTGCAGCGAGACCACCGTGCCTGGGACCTTCCTGGAAGAaagccacagctgcagctgtcCCTCGGAGcagccctcctgccaggggTCCATTCCGTGTGCCTTGGGCGAGGGGCCAGCCTGTGCCAGCTGTGACCAGGACAACAGCACCCGCTGCGGGACCTGCAACCACGGCTTCGTGCTCACCCAGGGCTTCTGCCGCCCTGAGGTGGCCGACTCACTGGAGCACTACCTGGGGCTGGAGACCGACCTGCAGGACTTGGAGCTCAAGTACCTGCTGCAGAAACGGGACAGCCGCATCGAGGTGCACTCCATCTTCATCAGCAACGACATGCGCCTGGGCAGCTGGTTCGACCCCTCCTGGAGGAAGCGCATGCTCCTCACCCTGAAGAGCAACAAGTACAAGCCCGGGCTGGTTCACGTCATGTTGGCCCTGTCTCTGCAGATCTGCCTCACCAAGAACAGCACCCTGGAGCCCGTCATGGCCATCTATGTCAACCCCTTTGGGGGAAGCCACTCGGAGAGCTGGTTCATGCCTGTCAATGAGGGCAGCTTCCCAGACTGGGAAAGGACTACCGTGGATGCCTCTGCCCAGTGCCAAAACTGGACGATCACCTTGGGCAACAAGTGGAAGACCTTCTTCGAAACGGTCCACGTCTACTTGCGGAGCCGCATCAAGTCTCTGGATGACAGCTCCAATGAGACAATCTACTATGAACCCTTGGAGATGTCAGATCCCTCCAAGAACCTGGGGTACATGAAAATCAACAGCTTGCAAGTCTTTGGCTACAGCCTGCCCTTCGAGCCAGACGCTATCCGTGACCTGATCCTCCAGCTGGACTACCCCTACACCCAGGGCTCCCAGGACTCAGCcatgctccagctgctggagatCAGGGACCGAGTGAACAGGCTCTCACCCCCTGGCAAAATCCGCCTCGACCTCTTCACTTGCTTGCTCCGGCACCGGCTCAAGCTGGCCAACAACGAGGTGGCGAGGATCCAGTCCTCCTTGAGAGCCTTCAACGCCAGGCTGCCCAATGCgctggagcaggagatgggCAAGCTGTGCAGCTAACGGCCGGCAGCGCTCGGACCTCGGCGCCAGGGGGCTGGGAGGAAAGACTtcctggggaggggagagaaacAACCACCCTAAAAATTTAAATCAAGGCCTTACCTTAGTGCCAACTGCGTGCTTCCATGGTACACCCAGCAACTGGCCAAAGAGACACAGGGCTCAAGCGGATGGAGGATGCCAGTGGGACTAAGGAGGAGGGATGGCTCATGCAGTGCAGAGTGGCTCCCAGTGCGGGGACAATGCCACTGTGGCCACCATGGGGGTGGCTGGGGAGGTGTGGTGATGGCCCAGGGGGTGTGGCTAggccagaggcagctgctggtcCCACCAGAGCAGGTCCTTAACCCACCCAGTGGCGGCCTCCTCGCCACTCTACTTTTGTAGTCTTTTTAAGAGGTTTCTACTGGCACCTTTGCATCCCCCGTGCTCCATCCTGCAGCCATACCCTCACACACGGTGGGGTCTGCTGGGGGTCCacagagccagccctggagacccagcagctctcccctgGGGCCTCTCCACGAGCACCTCGTGtctgctgcagtgctgaggcACCGTCTCACCCTTTGCCTGGGAAGGACCTGGCACCTGCGCCGGGGACGCTGCCATCACAGACACCGGCGGAGACCTCTGGGCCACGATTCcctacaaaacaaaatacaacaacaacaacaaaaaaaaaaaacgtaatgcaaaaggaaaaaaaaaaaaaagaaaatgttttatttatgtatttatttatttggtttgtttgggacAGGTTTTTTTAAGCCTATTCATTTGGGGAGTGTCATTTCTTGTCAGTGGCTCGAGCCAAGAGACATCTTAGTAAAATGTAtctgtttaatatattttttaaaaaatgccttttttgagcaaaagagcaaccaaaaccaactgagattaaaaaaaaaaaaaaaaaaaaaaaaagaaagaaaagaacagaacaGTTACTGTCATCGCTAGCCCTGGCTTTCCCCGTGCTGGGtggctcccctccctccctcccttcttcccggtgctgctgccgctgctgtACTCAGTGCCTGAGCAGAATAtcaagcagcagagctgcccgGCTGTCAGATGGGAACGCCGGGTACCCAGACAAGCAGAGCTCACTGCTCCAGTGGCTGCCCTCGTTCCTTGGCCAAGAATGAGCCagagagaggaaggagctgACCCTCCAACCACAGTATCCCTAAGGGAGGGCACCTGGACAGAGGGGATGGTgcaggggaaaggagaggggTGGGAAAAGTGTATCAGTGTGCAGATCTGAGGCTGCTTCCTAATCCTCCACAGCTGGCAAAACTTGTCTGCTTGGATGCTGCAAAGGCAGTGGAAATCCGAGCTCATCCATCCTGCTTCTGTCACCcacctctcctccatcctcagGCTGGGCAGATAAAGAGATAAGAGGGAGGAAAATAACACCAGGAGAGATAAAGAGACAgacaagaggaaaataaaacgGGGATAGATAAACCATACGTGCTATTTATATTCCCTGTCTAATCTATCAATCCATCAAGCTGGCTATTGTGGTTATAGCAGCCCTCAATCTGTCACCTAGACTTCTATTTTCCACACATCTGTCTTCCTTTGCCCACCTCTCCTCTCTTTCTCCCAGtcctaaagggaaaaaaaatcaggcaatTAAACACACCAGGAGGAAATGAGAAGTCAAAGGCCTTCTCTGGGCTCCCTAACATCAgcctgggggtggggagggcaCAGGCACGAAGGCAGGCAGCGCTcctgagcaggcagagctgctgggatgaTTCCCAGctactgaaattattttggctTCTGCTGTACATCTCCTATCTCATCACTTCttggttgtccagagaagctgtggctgccccatctctgcaagtgtccaaggccaggttggatgaggcttggaggaATTTGTTTTACTGGAAGGTATCCCTGTCTGTGGAAGGTtagaacaagatgagctttaaggtgtcttctaacccaaaccattctagggTTCTCCCCATCATCATGTGGGCCATGTGTCAGGCTAACattcctcagctccatcccatctcctctAGACAGAGCATTTCCTACCACGTTTTTCAGTGCCCTGAACCAGTCCCACATCCTAAAGCCACCTGAACATGAATGCAAGAGCTGTTGGGATGACTGGTGTACCCCTCAAGGGATGGACCCTGGACTTGTCTGGCCTTGTGTCGGCTCCAGATGGAGCCAGGTGATGCCCTAACAGTCCCATGCATGAGGAGAGAGGTGGATGGATCATTTACTTTTAAGtggatgcagaaaataaaaagcagggaGTAGGGGATGGCAGGCAGCTGGAAGGATGAGCCATCAGCACTTTGCATCCTCAGCAGTTGCCCCTGGGGCTGCactctcctctctccacagcccccagcaggaTCTGTAATCTATTGCCCAAAAGCACCAAGTTTTGCCCAAATTGCCAGTTCCTGTTAGGAACGAGGCTGTGCATGGCATTGCAAGGCTGgcagctggcactgccctgtGTCAGCAAAAAGCAccagtttgggaagcactgggaCAGGCAGAGAGGCCTTGGTCATCCACCCCCAGCACCCTGTGGCTGCACCCCCTCTCTAACTCAGTGACAGAGAAACTGACAGGTGCTTCCTTGAATTTGGCTGCTAAATTGCTGTATTTGGGGAGAGAACAGCTTCCACCTTTTCTGGGGATGTGTGTGGGTtaaaggaagagcagcagcagcagcagcagcagcagcagcagcatgccCTGGGAGGGGACTGCCAGGCTGCGTGGGACTCTCAGGTGGGAGCAGCCAGGtcctcccatccctgctcagcAATTAAGGCGCTCAATGGAGGTGATTAAAAGGACGAGGTTAATAACTGGGGGTCAGCATTTGATTACCTTGCAGTGCTTTCCCCTGCACAGAACAGTGCtgatggcagcagggctggctgagagctgctgctgctgcacagcacctgcaggaTCTGGCCCCAGGATGGAAATAGCCAGCGTGCCACCCTGAACCAGGAATTCAGCATCAAACCCATTAGGTTTTAACAGCTGGTGTGGTTGGGGTTGTCCTTTTCTAGGGTGTTTATATGAGATTCTCTGCAGTATGAAAGCCAGAAAATGGCCTTTAAATAACAAGCTGAGCTCCTCACTTACTTGACTGCAGACACTCTGCTTCCCTCCAGACACGTTTgttcagcagctcagccagggaAAGGCCAGGATGTTTCAccccagcccaggcagcagGATGGGGTTATCTGCACAGCTCTCCCAGGGCAGACAGAGCTCAGGGGGCTGGTCCtagctccatctcccagcctgAGACAGTGCTGGGCTGTGATGGGCTGCACCTGAGCAAACAGCCCTCAGCTCTGCCTCGGTAACCTGcaccctcttcctcctcctgtctTCACCCTTTATCCACAGCGCTGGCTGAGCCTCTAGCCCTGCGTGCCATGAGGGGGAGCCTTCAGCCTCCTGGCCCAGGAGCATCTCTGTGTCAGGCCAAAACACGAAGGAGAGTTTTTCTATGAAGAGCCAGGATGGAGAGAGGCTGTGAGGCTCAGTCTGCATTCTTGCTCCAGCCTGCCTCAGTTTACCCCTTGTGGCTCCCAGCTAATGCTGTGTCAGCCTGGGAGAAGAGCATGGATGCACAGGAATGAAAACATCCTGGAGGAAGAGGGAGGGCTGGGAGTGTTCCAGGTAACACACTTCCCTGGCAGAAACTCTTTTGCTTTGCATGCAAACAGCACACTGGTGCAGATGTTGCTTTTAATGCATCCCCATGGTCTCTGAGTTCAGGCTGCAGGATGGGCAAGGAGGGAATCAGACGTTTGGCCTGGCAGGAAGCTTCACACTGAGCATTTTTTTTGCCCAGGGCTCCTTTGGCTGTGTTAGCCACACAGAACCACaaggcagctgccagcagacCTGCTCTGTGTTTGACAGCGTTTCTGGGGGTGCAGGAGAAAGCTGCCAtctctgccccagcacagggctgctctgaCTCCTTCCCTTCAGCTTCCTTCCTTCTGGGTTTCACTGCAGGTAGCAGAGATGCTCCTGGGCACACATGGGATCACCTCTCACTCTCCCAAGCAATGCAGCAGATGGTGGGATGTGATCCCCGGGAAATTGGCATCCCTAAGTCATGGCCTAGAGCTGCTCTGCCAACGCAAGCTCATGGAAACTCGTCATCATTCTCTTCACACGCCAGGCTTGTGGATTGGTGGGGTTTGCCATTGCTTCCCTTGCTTCCCCTGCCTCGCTGAAGCCCAGCGACATCTGCACAGCCAAGAGGCAAACCCAAACCTCACCGGCTCTCTTTTAGCCtcatctttttgtttttcctccctgttcTCCTGACAAGCTCAGAAGTGCAGTCAAGGTGGCAAATTAGCACCAGAGCCTCATTAATTGGCAGGCAGGAGCCTTCTCCTGCTGTTTGGGCTGTCATCAGCTGCTTCAGCATGTTTTCAGCTTCTCTCTTCTTCAGTCTATTTTCCCCCTTCGCCCATGGTgggctgttttttctctctgccatTTCTTTCAAAGCCATCGAGGGCTCTCATCCCCCCATGCCGTGCTCCCTGGTGTTTTCTCTCTGGGAAGGATTTACAGGGCCTGTGGTAAATGGCCACTTCTTAAGGAGAATGAGGGGAAAATTAACAACCTCCTGAAATGGTGGTGACCTcagcttcctcctccctctcctcctcctcagcctcctTCCACAGTCTCTGAAGGAGGCAGGAGAATCAGCATGGAGCAGGCAAGAGGGAGGTTCCTGCAAGTGCAGGCACGCAGGAGATGTCCCAGCcaccctcctgtgtccccactAGGAGCTCAGTGACAACTTGGgatgactcaaactgctgagGACCTCAGGAAGCCCCAGTCTCACTTCCTCAGCTCCCTTCTTTCCTCCCCACCAATTCCTCCCTAAAATCAGAAAGCATAACCTCACCCACCCAACCCCTTGGCCTCCTTGaatgccctcagctgctcccagctcttaAGGAGAACCTGGAGACCTCATCAAATCAAGTCTCTTCACTGCACCCCGTTCTGCAAGTGGAAGAATTTGCAGAGAACCGGGGATGACGATGGTAAATTGCTTTCTCCTCCCTGAGCTCAcggctgggagctgctgctgccgggagCAATGTCCCCATCCATTAAATATGggtgccctgccctggggtgtCAGCACAGCCCTGTAAATCAGCCGTGCTGGAGCCAGGGACACAGCTGAtccacagcctggctgcaggatTTACCTCATCCACTGGACCCTGACCTGGGATAGAGCCCCCCTGGGACcctcagagctgtccccaggacagTGATTCCACAGGACCTCTGGGCTGTGCTCCTGGACCAAGGGTTGAGATGGTCAAATTTTGGAGGGGTGATGGGATgaaatttggagggattttcctGTAGGgtggattaaaataaaaaaaaaaatatctgcaagACAGACCTTTTGCTCCTACTGCATATGCCAGGAGTGGAGACTGACTggatggaaagaaagaaggagaaaaatcagtcatattatttttaaaagtgctcTCCCAGCCTACAGGCATCCTCTTCTCTGTACATAAACCCTCCTGGGATATGCAAACCCTCCCAGCCCATCTGCCTCAAAAATCAGCAGTGGCTGCTACATCAGCTACCAccttccagcttttcccttAAAGTGATTCCCTGCAATGGttcctctccctttccttgCCCCTGGTGGTATTGATCCACTCAGGAGGCTGGGAATTGAAGGAAATAAAGGGTCTCAAGGGCCTATTTCTCCACCTGTAGCCCATTTTATCGCTGGGAGAACCCACGCCACAAGGATTTATCTCCCACCTTGTTTTCCCAAGCTAGATTCTATGGTTGTTTCGCCAGCATAACAGTAAAAAAATGTGGCACATAAACCACCCCAAATAGTGTCCAGGGATGTAAAATCCTATAAATCTCAGGAGGCTCCTGGGAGAAGAGTGTTATTTGGATCGGGTCTGCTCCATTCA is a window from the Poecile atricapillus isolate bPoeAtr1 chromosome 7, bPoeAtr1.hap1, whole genome shotgun sequence genome containing:
- the BRINP2 gene encoding BMP/retinoic acid-inducible neural-specific protein 2 isoform X2 encodes the protein MGRQDLPRADGPPPMLPLALLALSACCRWGAAGGAGSTVPQGHAAPATPSSSSSSSSPSVRAPLDWLLTDRGPFYRAQEYVDFMERYRQGFTTREFARWKVNNLALERKDFFSLPLPLAPEFIRNIRLLGRRPSPQQITDSLIKKYGTHFLLAATLGGEESLTIFVDKRKLSRRAEPAGGAGNSSGVSLETLHQLAASYFIDRESTLRRLHHIQIATAAIKVTETRTGPLGCSNYDNLDSVSSVLVQSPENKVQLQGLQTVLPSYLRERFVAAALSYIACGSAGELLCRRSDCRCQCQPAFPRCNCPEADIQALESSLAQLGRAWESHHSQFEESEEFQALVKRLPTDRFLNRTAISHFWTMDLDVQHRYQQLGTSLKLLSRKTYRLIRRLFNLSKRCHRQPRFKLPKERSLPYWWSRAQSLLYCSETTVPGTFLEESHSCSCPSEQPSCQGSIPCALGEGPACASCDQDNSTRCGTCNHGFVLTQGFCRPEVADSLEHYLGLETDLQDLELKYLLQKRDSRIEVHSIFISNDMRLGSWFDPSWRKRMLLTLKSNKYKPGLVHVMLALSLQICLTKNSTLEPVMAIYVNPFGGSHSESWFMPVNEGSFPDWERTTVDASAQCQNWTITLGNKWKTFFETVHVYLRSRIKSLDDSSNETIYYEPLEMSDPSKNLGYMKINSLQVFGYSLPFEPDAIRDLILQLDYPYTQGSQDSAMLQLLEIRDRVNRLSPPGKIRLDLFTCLLRHRLKLANNEVARIQSSLRAFNARLPNALEQEMGKLCS
- the BRINP2 gene encoding BMP/retinoic acid-inducible neural-specific protein 2 isoform X1, with the translated sequence MGRQDLPRADGPPPMLPLALLALSACCRWGAAGGAGSTVPQGHAAPATPSSSSSSSSPSVRAPLDWLLTDRGPFYRAQEYVDFMERYRQGFTTRYRIYREFARWKVNNLALERKDFFSLPLPLAPEFIRNIRLLGRRPSPQQITDSLIKKYGTHFLLAATLGGEESLTIFVDKRKLSRRAEPAGGAGNSSGVSLETLHQLAASYFIDRESTLRRLHHIQIATAAIKVTETRTGPLGCSNYDNLDSVSSVLVQSPENKVQLQGLQTVLPSYLRERFVAAALSYIACGSAGELLCRRSDCRCQCQPAFPRCNCPEADIQALESSLAQLGRAWESHHSQFEESEEFQALVKRLPTDRFLNRTAISHFWTMDLDVQHRYQQLGTSLKLLSRKTYRLIRRLFNLSKRCHRQPRFKLPKERSLPYWWSRAQSLLYCSETTVPGTFLEESHSCSCPSEQPSCQGSIPCALGEGPACASCDQDNSTRCGTCNHGFVLTQGFCRPEVADSLEHYLGLETDLQDLELKYLLQKRDSRIEVHSIFISNDMRLGSWFDPSWRKRMLLTLKSNKYKPGLVHVMLALSLQICLTKNSTLEPVMAIYVNPFGGSHSESWFMPVNEGSFPDWERTTVDASAQCQNWTITLGNKWKTFFETVHVYLRSRIKSLDDSSNETIYYEPLEMSDPSKNLGYMKINSLQVFGYSLPFEPDAIRDLILQLDYPYTQGSQDSAMLQLLEIRDRVNRLSPPGKIRLDLFTCLLRHRLKLANNEVARIQSSLRAFNARLPNALEQEMGKLCS